A single Desulfuribacillus alkaliarsenatis DNA region contains:
- the cbiQ gene encoding cobalt ECF transporter T component CbiQ produces the protein MEQQEMQTSKWEQSNHFIEKGHGSSLNNNNSWLYNWETRSKTLTAIGYIFFVLTLQSIPLLALAFSFVLITAVIGRLNLVFFARRLSWILPFLIFMAIPLLFGNGLSPTEQQITFTLVLFLKALTSVSVMIIMITTQPVERFFQGLANIGLPSYLVSILFLAFRYIFMFRDSVFEIERALKSRNFSFKGNKRVLPTMGEVIGGMFITAFDRSESVYQAMVSRGYDGTMRLGKAEKIYPKDWIVTVSVLGVGLLLMLIDRGVLFFG, from the coding sequence ATGGAACAGCAAGAAATGCAGACATCGAAATGGGAGCAAAGCAACCATTTTATAGAAAAGGGTCATGGGAGTAGTCTAAATAATAATAACTCCTGGCTTTATAATTGGGAAACAAGATCTAAGACCTTAACGGCTATTGGTTATATATTTTTTGTGCTGACGTTGCAATCGATTCCTTTGCTAGCGTTAGCTTTTTCATTTGTTTTAATCACTGCTGTAATAGGACGACTTAATTTAGTGTTTTTTGCACGGAGACTTTCTTGGATATTGCCATTTCTTATATTTATGGCAATTCCATTATTGTTTGGAAATGGTTTATCTCCTACAGAACAACAGATAACATTTACTTTAGTACTTTTTTTAAAGGCCCTAACTTCTGTCTCGGTAATGATAATTATGATTACAACACAGCCTGTGGAACGTTTTTTTCAAGGTCTAGCTAATATCGGGCTGCCTTCATATCTTGTATCAATTCTGTTTTTAGCATTTAGATATATTTTTATGTTTAGGGACTCAGTATTTGAAATTGAAAGGGCGCTCAAGTCTAGAAATTTCAGTTTTAAAGGTAACAAAAGAGTTCTCCCGACCATGGGAGAAGTAATAGGTGGCATGTTTATTACTGCCTTTGATCGTTCGGAGTCCGTTTATCAGGCGATGGTATCGAGGGGCTATGATGGAACTATGAGACTAGGCAAGGCAGAGAAAATCTACCCTAAGGATTGGATTGTTACAGTGTCTGTATTAGGTGTGGGATTACTATTGATGCTTATAGATAGAGGGGTGTTGTTCTTTGGATAA
- a CDS encoding energy-coupling factor ABC transporter ATP-binding protein — translation MDKQNLDKVVADNNSAAVRIDELSYRYPDGTNALNGVSLTIPKGVRTAILGANGCGKSTLFFHINGLLSPHTGKVYVFDDEVKKANLKKIRQQVGFVFANPDSQVFATSVREDIAFGPRNLSLTEEEVHLRVEWAMEQVGIMDLANRPPQNLSLGQKKRVAIAGVLAMKPDILVFDEPTVGLDPAAKRQLFSILNKLEDGNRTIIISTHDVDLAYSWAEQIIVMSNGQVVKIGPPEILCDAELIERAALEIPQLAQAFCGSGYQPRTAAEANRVISKLINS, via the coding sequence TTGGATAAGCAAAATTTAGATAAAGTAGTAGCAGATAATAATTCAGCGGCAGTTCGTATTGACGAATTAAGCTATAGATATCCTGACGGAACAAATGCACTTAATGGCGTTAGCTTGACAATACCTAAGGGAGTACGTACGGCAATATTGGGAGCAAATGGCTGCGGTAAATCAACGCTATTTTTCCATATCAACGGCTTATTAAGTCCACATACAGGAAAGGTTTATGTCTTTGATGATGAAGTCAAAAAAGCTAACTTGAAAAAAATACGCCAACAGGTAGGGTTTGTGTTTGCTAATCCAGATTCACAGGTTTTTGCGACTTCAGTAAGAGAGGATATCGCATTTGGGCCAAGGAATCTGTCGTTAACGGAAGAAGAAGTTCACTTAAGAGTTGAATGGGCAATGGAGCAGGTGGGTATAATGGATTTGGCAAATCGACCACCGCAAAACCTAAGTCTAGGTCAGAAGAAGCGCGTCGCTATTGCTGGCGTTCTGGCAATGAAGCCAGACATATTAGTGTTTGATGAGCCGACAGTTGGGCTTGATCCTGCGGCTAAGAGACAGCTCTTTAGCATTCTGAATAAGCTCGAAGATGGGAATAGGACAATTATCATTTCTACCCATGATGTAGATTTAGCATATAGCTGGGCTGAACAAATTATTGTAATGTCTAATGGACAGGTAGTGAAGATTGGCCCACCTGAGATTTTATGCGATGCTGAGTTAATTGAACGTGCGGCCCTAGAAATACCTCAGTTAGCTCAAGCTTTCTGTGGCAGTGGCTATCAACCTCGTACTGCGGCTGAAGCCAACCGAGTTATTAGCAAACTAATCAATAGCTAG
- a CDS encoding aconitate hydratase, with protein MGKNLAQKILSEHLVSGEMIPGKEIGIRIDQTLTQDATGTMAYLQFEATGIPQVKTDLSVSYVDHNTLQTGFENADDHRYLQTVAAKHGVYFSRPGNGISHQVHVERFGIPGKTLLGSDSHTPTGGGIGMIAIGAGGLDVAVAMGGGAFYTPMPKILNIKLTGKLQPWVSAKDVILEVLRRLSVKGGVGRIIEYTGEGIKSLTVPERAIITNMGAELGATTSLFPSDEITLEFFKAQKREQDWVELLPDVDATYDEEIEINLNELEPMAAKPHMPDNVDTIKNIGPITVNQVAIGSCTNGSYMDLMRVASILKGKQVHPDVSLVVAPGSKQVFEMIAANGALADLIKAGARILEAACGPCIGMGQSPQTDAVSVRTFNRNFEGRSGTKSAQIYLASPEIAAAAALTGKLIDPRELGEYPIVTIPPEFIIDDSMVLAPAEDSSTVEVRRGPNIKPVPINEAMPETIAAPVVLKVDDNITTDHIMPAGAKILPLRSNIPAISEYVYCQVDETYPKRAKEAGKSFIVGGHNYGQGSSREHAALAPMYLGVKAVITKSFARIHKANLVNFGIVPFTFKNEADYDSIDQDDKLEIPNIREQMAKGTDVTVKNVTKGTEFTVEYDLSERQISILLEGGQLNYTKKQAESN; from the coding sequence ATGGGTAAAAATTTAGCACAAAAAATCTTAAGTGAACATTTAGTTTCAGGTGAAATGATTCCTGGCAAAGAAATTGGTATTCGTATTGATCAAACCCTAACACAGGACGCTACTGGTACAATGGCGTATCTTCAATTCGAGGCTACAGGGATTCCCCAGGTGAAAACTGACCTTTCCGTTAGTTACGTTGACCACAACACGTTACAAACTGGATTTGAAAATGCAGATGATCACCGTTACTTACAAACGGTTGCCGCTAAGCACGGTGTGTACTTTTCACGTCCTGGTAACGGTATTAGTCACCAGGTGCATGTTGAGCGTTTTGGAATTCCAGGCAAAACATTATTAGGCTCTGACAGCCATACACCAACAGGTGGCGGTATTGGTATGATTGCCATCGGAGCTGGTGGACTAGATGTTGCAGTAGCAATGGGTGGTGGCGCATTCTATACACCAATGCCAAAAATCTTAAATATTAAGCTGACTGGTAAGCTACAGCCTTGGGTATCTGCTAAGGATGTAATCTTAGAAGTACTACGTCGCCTTTCTGTTAAGGGTGGGGTTGGTAGAATTATTGAGTACACAGGCGAAGGAATTAAGTCATTAACAGTACCTGAACGCGCAATCATTACTAATATGGGTGCTGAGCTTGGTGCTACTACCTCTCTATTCCCTAGTGACGAGATTACCCTTGAATTCTTCAAGGCGCAAAAGCGTGAACAAGACTGGGTTGAATTGCTACCAGATGTGGATGCTACGTACGACGAAGAAATTGAAATTAACTTAAACGAATTAGAGCCTATGGCTGCGAAACCGCATATGCCAGATAATGTAGATACGATTAAAAACATTGGTCCAATTACAGTCAATCAGGTTGCAATTGGTAGCTGTACTAATGGTTCTTATATGGATTTAATGCGTGTAGCTTCTATTCTAAAAGGCAAACAGGTACACCCTGATGTTAGCTTAGTTGTTGCTCCAGGGTCTAAGCAAGTTTTTGAAATGATTGCTGCAAATGGTGCTTTAGCTGACTTAATTAAAGCGGGGGCTCGTATTCTTGAAGCAGCATGCGGACCTTGTATCGGTATGGGACAATCTCCACAAACTGATGCAGTGTCTGTTCGTACATTTAACCGTAACTTTGAAGGTCGTAGTGGTACGAAATCAGCACAAATTTACTTAGCAAGTCCTGAAATAGCGGCTGCCGCTGCTTTAACTGGTAAGTTAATTGACCCGCGTGAGCTTGGCGAGTATCCAATTGTAACGATACCACCAGAGTTTATTATTGATGATAGCATGGTATTAGCACCAGCAGAAGATTCATCAACTGTTGAAGTACGCCGTGGACCAAACATCAAACCTGTGCCAATTAACGAAGCTATGCCAGAGACGATTGCTGCCCCAGTAGTACTTAAGGTTGATGACAACATTACGACTGACCACATCATGCCTGCAGGAGCTAAGATTTTACCATTACGCTCTAACATTCCTGCTATTTCTGAGTATGTATATTGTCAGGTGGATGAGACGTACCCAAAACGCGCTAAAGAAGCAGGAAAATCATTTATCGTGGGTGGTCATAACTATGGACAGGGTTCCAGCCGTGAGCATGCTGCGTTAGCACCTATGTATCTTGGTGTTAAAGCTGTAATTACAAAGTCTTTTGCAAGAATCCACAAAGCGAATCTTGTAAACTTCGGTATCGTACCGTTTACCTTCAAGAATGAAGCGGACTATGATTCGATTGACCAAGATGATAAATTAGAAATTCCGAACATCCGTGAGCAAATGGCAAAGGGCACTGATGTTACTGTGAAAAACGTAACAAAAGGTACGGAGTTCACTGTAGAGTACGACTTATCTGAGCGTCAGATTAGCATCCTCTTAGAAGGCGGACAGTTAAACTACACGAAAAAGCAAGCAGAGAGCAACTAA
- a CDS encoding IclR family transcriptional regulator, translating to MPTSEKQPADKMTVRSVERALDILSAFIGHEKSLSLTDISHKVHLHKSTVHRLLNSLEARGYVEKIPEVERYRLGMKIIELSSYASRSSDLIQTAIPEMKKIRDELGETVSLYVRDGDERVRLHAIESTQTLRRIAIIGQRLPLYVGAASKVLLAYIPEQERDELFTKSFCPIKFDLVRYREKISNTQLNGYAMSFEERESGVAAIAAPVFYSTGELAAALSLSGPIDRFPDELLDSIASKVKQSANNISNMLAYNQITSHETKFR from the coding sequence ATGCCAACCTCAGAAAAGCAACCAGCTGATAAAATGACTGTCCGCTCTGTAGAACGGGCCCTCGATATTTTATCGGCTTTTATAGGGCACGAGAAGAGCCTGTCTTTAACAGATATCTCGCATAAAGTGCATCTACATAAAAGCACTGTGCATCGGTTACTAAACTCCCTTGAAGCACGGGGATACGTTGAAAAAATTCCAGAAGTTGAGCGCTATCGTTTGGGCATGAAAATTATTGAGCTTTCTAGTTATGCTTCTAGATCGAGTGATTTAATCCAAACAGCTATCCCAGAGATGAAGAAAATTCGTGATGAACTAGGTGAGACTGTATCCCTATATGTTAGGGATGGAGATGAGCGCGTGCGCTTGCATGCTATTGAAAGTACGCAAACATTGCGGAGAATTGCTATAATTGGCCAAAGGCTACCGCTTTATGTAGGAGCTGCCAGTAAAGTTCTACTCGCTTATATTCCTGAACAGGAAAGGGACGAGCTATTTACAAAATCGTTCTGTCCTATTAAGTTCGACTTAGTAAGGTATCGTGAAAAAATCTCTAATACACAACTTAACGGTTATGCAATGAGCTTTGAAGAACGGGAAAGCGGAGTAGCTGCTATCGCTGCCCCAGTGTTCTACAGTACAGGCGAATTAGCTGCCGCCCTATCTTTATCTGGGCCAATCGACCGTTTCCCTGACGAACTTTTAGATAGTATTGCGAGTAAGGTTAAGCAATCAGCAAATAATATATCTAATATGCTGGCTTATAATCAAATTACTAGTCATGAGACAAAATTCAGATAA
- the trmL gene encoding tRNA (uridine(34)/cytosine(34)/5-carboxymethylaminomethyluridine(34)-2'-O)-methyltransferase TrmL: MEIVLVEPEIPQNTGNIVRTCAATKTKLHLVEPMGFSIDEKQVKRAGLDYWHLVEIETHKSLQAFLDKYESSRRLFYATTKAKAHYAQVEYQPGDMILFGKETKGLPEDFLFANPERCLRMPMSPDSRSLNLSNAVAVFTYEALRQLDFPDLY; encoded by the coding sequence ATTGAAATAGTATTAGTAGAGCCAGAAATACCACAGAACACAGGGAACATTGTCCGCACCTGTGCTGCAACAAAAACAAAGCTACACTTAGTAGAGCCGATGGGCTTCTCTATAGATGAAAAGCAGGTAAAAAGAGCGGGGCTGGATTACTGGCATCTCGTAGAAATTGAAACCCATAAGAGCTTACAAGCGTTTCTAGATAAATACGAGTCTAGCAGAAGACTGTTCTATGCAACTACTAAGGCTAAAGCCCATTACGCACAGGTTGAATATCAGCCTGGTGATATGATTTTGTTTGGAAAAGAAACAAAGGGCTTGCCTGAGGATTTCTTGTTTGCAAACCCTGAGCGTTGCTTGCGGATGCCAATGAGTCCTGATTCTAGGAGCTTAAATCTCTCAAATGCCGTTGCCGTGTTTACCTATGAAGCACTCAGACAGCTAGATTTCCCAGACCTATATTAA
- a CDS encoding arsenic resistance protein, which produces MSTFWKIFMIPNRNIVYTVPLTILSGLIVGLLFDTSGLRDYVLIVSILMVYPLMIGLKISEIFNLKYIKLINTSLLINFISIPLIAYLLGFMFLRNQPELFAGLAIIALLPTGTMTVAFTLIAKGNVPASLQLTVVGLVIGAILAPWYLLVMVGQFIPIDLMQVFQTIFMVIFIPLIAGLITYYALLTKIPETTFKEKIKPKLPGFTAYGMIYIIFTSISINANRIVSDWHLLLLAVFVLFLFYIAIFSLSYFIGKRFYTRENCISLVYGTALRNLAIGLGLAVTTFGADAALMVALCFLFQQQFAVQFGRIINKSN; this is translated from the coding sequence GTGTCAACATTTTGGAAGATTTTCATGATACCTAATCGTAATATTGTATATACAGTACCTTTAACTATTTTATCAGGATTAATAGTTGGGTTGTTATTTGACACAAGCGGCTTAAGGGATTACGTTCTTATTGTTTCCATTCTAATGGTTTACCCACTTATGATTGGCTTGAAAATAAGCGAAATCTTCAACTTAAAATACATAAAGTTAATTAACACTTCTCTGCTAATTAACTTTATTTCTATTCCTTTAATTGCTTATTTGCTTGGTTTTATGTTCCTTAGAAATCAACCTGAGCTTTTCGCTGGCCTAGCAATTATCGCCTTACTTCCCACTGGCACTATGACAGTAGCTTTCACCTTAATCGCCAAAGGGAACGTGCCAGCTTCTTTACAACTTACAGTTGTAGGCCTTGTAATAGGAGCAATCCTAGCACCATGGTACTTGCTCGTTATGGTTGGACAATTTATTCCAATCGATTTAATGCAAGTGTTCCAAACTATATTCATGGTAATCTTCATCCCTTTAATTGCAGGTCTGATAACTTATTACGCATTGTTAACTAAAATACCTGAAACGACTTTTAAAGAAAAAATCAAACCAAAGCTACCTGGTTTCACAGCCTATGGAATGATTTATATTATCTTTACGAGCATAAGTATTAATGCTAATCGCATTGTTTCTGATTGGCATCTTCTTTTACTCGCAGTATTCGTTCTATTCTTATTTTATATCGCTATTTTTTCGTTATCATATTTCATTGGTAAACGATTCTATACAAGGGAAAACTGCATATCTTTAGTTTACGGAACAGCCCTCCGTAACCTTGCTATCGGTCTTGGATTAGCAGTAACTACCTTTGGTGCTGACGCTGCTTTGATGGTTGCACTATGTTTCTTATTCCAACAGCAATTTGCTGTACAGTTTGGACGTATCATTAATAAGAGTAATTAA
- the uppP gene encoding undecaprenyl-diphosphatase UppP, which produces MNWFEALVLGIVQGITEFLPISSSAHLIITQELFGISMPGLAFEVFLHFASLLAVVYFFRADLAVIIKEFLQYVGTRNVKYKTSFWFGIYIIAATFITGVLGILLEKQLADTLRSMTTISIALFFTGLFLILIERVMKYGNRREKDMTFWDAFWVGIGQTVAVIPGVSRAGSTLVAALWVGLDKSTAVRFSFLLSIPVILGSTVLMFPDMRLAEFDTGWFELTISFIASFIFALIGIRWLIAFLNRSKLIYFAYYCFFVSGVVFIFLR; this is translated from the coding sequence TTGAATTGGTTTGAAGCATTGGTTTTAGGTATTGTTCAAGGAATTACGGAATTCCTACCGATTTCAAGTTCGGCTCATTTGATTATTACACAGGAGTTATTTGGTATATCTATGCCTGGCTTGGCTTTTGAGGTGTTTTTGCATTTTGCTTCATTGCTTGCCGTTGTATATTTCTTCCGAGCTGATTTAGCGGTAATAATTAAGGAGTTTCTTCAATACGTTGGCACACGCAACGTTAAATATAAAACATCATTTTGGTTTGGAATTTATATTATAGCTGCTACTTTTATAACTGGAGTTCTTGGTATCTTATTAGAGAAACAATTAGCAGATACACTTCGTTCAATGACGACTATTTCTATAGCGCTATTTTTCACTGGTCTATTTTTAATATTAATTGAACGTGTTATGAAATACGGGAATCGCCGCGAAAAGGATATGACTTTTTGGGACGCTTTCTGGGTCGGGATCGGTCAGACTGTAGCTGTAATACCTGGAGTATCACGTGCCGGAAGTACACTAGTAGCTGCTCTGTGGGTAGGATTAGATAAATCGACCGCGGTACGTTTTTCATTCCTTTTATCTATCCCTGTCATCTTAGGATCTACTGTATTAATGTTCCCAGATATGCGACTAGCAGAATTTGATACTGGTTGGTTTGAGCTAACTATTTCATTTATTGCTTCATTTATTTTTGCTTTAATCGGAATTCGCTGGTTAATTGCCTTCTTAAATCGTAGTAAGTTAATTTACTTTGCATATTACTGCTTCTTTGTAAGTGGTGTTGTATTTATCTTTTTACGTTAA
- the mgtE gene encoding magnesium transporter: protein MVKLDKHTAEEYTRLVTQALDANNKDKFRELFLELHPTDQVELYSKFSETQQVQVHNYITAEEFAEVFQGMEIDQQKELVKRLDHAYATELFNNMYSDDLASFIGELEDKEAKEVIGLLDKEEAEDIKEILNYEDETAGAIMTTEFISIVSSDTVGNVMESLREKQRDAETIYYLYVVNDLHQLVGVLSLRDLMFSKLDEKIENIMSTRVVSVNVNTDQEEVAKMIKKYDLLAIPVVKDDGEFIGIVTVDDVMDVLEEEATEDIGEITATRGSVDANITSVKAARMRAPWILLLMFLGLITANVIGQFEETLETVILLAVFIPLIMDSAGNTGTQALAVVVRGMALGTLEKGGVKQLLKREFGTGIMLGLMCAIALMIIVPFLYDSYVLAFIVGFSLFITLSVATMVGAIVPIIINKLKIDPAVASGPFITTINDIIGLLIYFSVATALINYLPQV from the coding sequence ATGGTGAAATTAGATAAACACACAGCGGAAGAATACACTCGTTTAGTAACCCAAGCCTTAGATGCTAATAACAAAGATAAGTTCCGCGAATTATTTTTAGAACTTCATCCGACTGATCAGGTCGAATTATATTCAAAATTCTCAGAAACTCAACAGGTGCAGGTGCATAATTATATAACTGCAGAAGAGTTTGCTGAAGTTTTCCAGGGCATGGAGATAGACCAACAGAAGGAACTAGTAAAAAGGCTTGACCATGCATATGCAACTGAATTATTTAATAATATGTATTCTGATGACTTAGCATCCTTTATTGGTGAGCTAGAAGATAAAGAAGCTAAAGAAGTTATTGGCTTGCTAGATAAAGAAGAAGCAGAAGACATTAAAGAGATTTTGAATTATGAGGACGAAACAGCCGGTGCAATTATGACCACCGAGTTTATTTCTATAGTTTCCTCAGATACCGTTGGCAATGTAATGGAGAGTCTACGTGAGAAGCAACGAGACGCTGAGACCATCTATTACCTATATGTAGTTAATGATTTGCACCAACTGGTAGGGGTTCTATCCTTAAGAGATTTAATGTTTTCAAAATTAGATGAAAAAATCGAAAATATTATGAGTACCCGAGTTGTATCGGTAAATGTTAATACTGACCAGGAAGAAGTAGCTAAGATGATTAAGAAGTATGACTTATTAGCAATTCCAGTTGTCAAGGATGATGGTGAGTTTATAGGAATTGTTACTGTCGATGACGTTATGGATGTTCTAGAGGAAGAGGCTACAGAGGATATTGGTGAAATCACGGCGACTAGGGGTTCAGTAGACGCAAATATTACTTCTGTAAAAGCTGCTAGAATGCGTGCTCCATGGATTCTTTTGCTAATGTTTTTAGGACTTATTACGGCCAATGTAATTGGACAGTTTGAAGAAACATTAGAGACAGTGATATTATTGGCGGTATTTATTCCATTGATTATGGACTCAGCAGGTAATACAGGAACCCAGGCTCTAGCTGTTGTCGTACGTGGTATGGCACTAGGAACATTAGAAAAAGGTGGAGTCAAGCAACTATTAAAACGTGAATTTGGAACTGGAATTATGCTTGGTCTAATGTGTGCAATAGCACTGATGATTATAGTTCCGTTTCTCTACGATAGCTATGTTTTAGCGTTCATCGTTGGTTTCTCACTATTTATTACCTTAAGTGTTGCGACTATGGTAGGGGCGATTGTACCAATCATAATCAACAAGCTTAAGATTGATCCAGCGGTTGCTTCAGGTCCATTCATTACGACTATTAACGATATCATCGGACTGTTAATATACTTCTCCGTTGCAACAGCATTAATCAACTACTTACCTCAGGTGTAA
- a CDS encoding MgtC/SapB family protein — protein sequence MGLEVLMKLSIALLFGLLIGIDRQLKHKPLGLKTTMIICVASCLLTIVSIESFFKYSSPLYNNMDPMRLAAQIVSGVGFLGAGVILRRTNDVISGLTSAAMIWAASGIGIAVGAGFYFEASYVVFLLIVAVNFIPSFVKWAGPGSLSKRDVALKIVVEPNYRMTELLKIIESKGQGLSKQKNYDIQIRHIKIKDLDNGNQQIDLTISAPEKQYTTEIYYLIKKIDHVLTVDVEHL from the coding sequence ATGGGTCTAGAAGTGCTCATGAAATTAAGTATAGCGTTATTATTCGGTTTATTAATCGGAATCGATAGACAACTAAAGCATAAACCCTTAGGCTTAAAAACAACGATGATTATTTGCGTTGCCAGCTGTCTATTAACGATTGTATCGATTGAATCGTTCTTTAAATACTCGAGTCCATTATATAATAATATGGATCCGATGCGTTTAGCGGCGCAAATTGTTAGTGGAGTCGGTTTCTTAGGTGCAGGTGTCATCCTTCGCAGGACTAACGATGTCATTTCTGGACTAACGTCAGCGGCAATGATTTGGGCCGCATCAGGAATTGGGATAGCTGTTGGCGCTGGATTTTATTTTGAAGCTTCATATGTAGTTTTTCTATTAATTGTTGCAGTTAATTTTATACCTAGCTTTGTAAAGTGGGCTGGTCCTGGTTCTCTAAGTAAGCGAGACGTCGCCCTTAAGATTGTTGTTGAGCCGAACTACCGTATGACGGAGCTTCTAAAGATAATAGAAAGTAAGGGTCAAGGTCTCAGTAAGCAAAAAAACTATGACATTCAAATACGTCATATAAAAATTAAAGACTTAGATAACGGAAATCAACAAATCGATTTAACAATCTCCGCTCCTGAGAAACAATATACAACAGAGATATATTACCTAATTAAAAAGATTGACCACGTGCTAACCGTTGACGTTGAGCACTTGTAG